One genomic region from Rosa rugosa chromosome 1, drRosRugo1.1, whole genome shotgun sequence encodes:
- the LOC133725877 gene encoding alpha-1,6-mannosyl-glycoprotein 2-beta-N-acetylglucosaminyltransferase, giving the protein MKRVLPVVDSMAYSSTSKKHRLKDDASFRRFVPLVSITCLGVFLLIFLLRMNSSSNFVVPFSDEFDEVLLRSYNRSLISRKLNLPKQNEFSIELEKRNQMPPRNLDLYPSLAKYHITVVLYVHNRPQYLKVAVDSISQVVGINETLLIVSHDGYFEEMNKIVEDIRFCQVKQIFAPFSPHVFPSGFPGVSPGDCKDKDDGAEKHCKGTPDQYGNHRSPKIVSLKHHWWWMMNTVWDGLNETRNHNGHILFIEEDHFLYPNAYQNLKILTALKPQKCPHCYAANLAPCDVNARGEGWDSLIAERMGNVGYTFNRTVWRKIHKKTNKFCFFDDYNWDITMWATVYPSFGNPVFTLRGPRTSAVHFGKCGLHQGQEGEKACIDNGVVNFQVEDVDKVANINSDWEVRVFENQPGYKAGFKGWGGWGDKRDHQLCLNFAQMYHL; this is encoded by the coding sequence ATGAAACGTGTTTTGCCTGTTGTTGATTCCATGGCTTATAGTAGTACTAGTAAGAAGCACCGTCTGAAAGACGATGCCTCTTTCCGGCGTTTCGTGCCACTTGTTTCGATTACATGTTTAGGAGTTTTCCTGCTGATCTTCCTGTTAAGAATGAATTCAAGTTCGAATTTTGTGGTACCGTTTTCGGATGAGTTTGATGAGGTGTTGTTAAGGAGTTACAATCGATCACTTATTAGCCGAAAACTTAACCTTCCAAAGCAGAATGAATTTTCAATTGAGTTGGAGAAGAGAAATCAGATGCCTCCTAGAAATTTAGATCTGTATCCGAGTCTAGCCAAGTATCATATAACTGTTGTTCTTTATGTACACAACCGGCCACAATATCTGAAAGTAGCTGTTGATAGTATATCTCAGGTTGTAGGAATCAATGAGACTTTACTGATAGTTAGCCATGATGGGTACTTTGAGGAAATGAATAAGATTGTTGAGGATATTAGGTTTTGCCAAGTCAAGCAGATATTTGCCCCTTTCTCACCACATGTCTTTCCCAGTGGCTTTCCGGGAGTGTCACCTGGGGATTGTAAGGATAAGGATGATGGTGCGGAGAAGCACTGTAAAGGGACTCCTGATCAGTATGGGAACCATCGGTCGCCAAAGATTGTGTCCTTGAAGCATCattggtggtggatgatgaACACGGTGTGGGATGGATTGAATGAGACTAGGAATCACAATGGTCATATTCTTTTCATAGAGGAAGACCACTTTCTGTATCCCAATGCCTATCAGAACTTGAAGATACTGACAGCACTGAAGCCTCAAAAATGCCCCCATTGCTATGCCGCTAATTTGGCACCTTGTGATGTGAATGCCAGGGGAGAAGGTTGGGATAGTTTGATTGCAGAGAGAATGGGGAATGTGGGCTATACATTTAACCGTACTGTTTGGAGGAAGATCCATAAGAAGACCAACAAATTCTGTTTCTTTGATGATTACAATTGGGATATAACAATGTGGGCAACGGTCTATCCCTCATTTGGTAATCCTGTTTTCACGTTACGAGGGCCTAGGACAAGCGCAGTGCACTTCGGAAAGTGTGGTTTGCACCAGGGCCAGGAGGGTGAGAAAGCATGCATTGATAATGGCGTGGTGAACTTTCAAGTGGAGGATGTAGACAAGGTTGCAAACATCAATTCAGACTGGGAAGTGCGAGTCTTTGAGAATCAGCCCGGGTATAAAGCTGGGTTCAAGGGTTGGGGAGGCTGGGGGGACAAGCGAGACCATCAGTTGTGCTTGAATTTTGCTCAGATGTATCATTTATAG